Proteins from a genomic interval of Zingiber officinale cultivar Zhangliang chromosome 1B, Zo_v1.1, whole genome shotgun sequence:
- the LOC122051314 gene encoding UDP-glucuronate 4-epimerase 1-like, giving the protein MMVRMLEDDLFPSTPGKVKIERTHGASRKLQRCFASANTLFLWALFVIALFASYLSFHSFVDTSSRYLSASWGGLHWERQIRASAAVRRPEGITVLVTGAAGFVGSHVSLALRRRGDGVVGLDNFNAYYDPSLKKARKALLASHGVFVVEGDVNDAHLLAKLFDTVPFTHVMHLAAQAGVRYAIQNPASYVHSNVAGLVALLEASKSADPQPAIVWASSSSVYGLNDKVPFSESHRTDRPASLYAATKKAGEEITHVYNHIYGLSVTGLRFFTVYGPWGRPDMAYFSFTRNILQGKPITVYRGRDGADLARDFTYIDDVVKGCVAALDTAEASTGSGGRKRRQAQYRIYNLGNTSPVTVPALVSILERHLKVDAKKNIVEMPGNGDVPFTHANITAARAELGYKPTTNLETGLKKFVKWYLSYYGYSRRLGGKSQELVA; this is encoded by the coding sequence ATGATGGTTAGGATGCTTGAGGACGATCTGTTCCCGTCGACGCCGGGGAAGGTGAAGATAGAACGGACGCACGGGGCGAGCCGCAAACTTCAACGCTGTTTTGCTTCGGCGAACACTCTTTTCCTGTGGGCTCTTTTCGTCATCGCCCTCTTCGCTTCATATCTCAGCTTCCACAGCTTCGTCGACACCTCGTCCCGATACTTATCCGCCTCGTGGGGTGGCCTCCACTGGGAACGCCAGATCCGTGCTTCCGCCGCCGTGCGCCGTCCCGAAGGGATCACTGTCCTGGTCACCGGCGCGGCGGGGTTCGTCGGATCCCACGTATCGCTAGCCCTTCGCCGCCGCGGCGACGGCGTGGTCGGGCTTGATAATTTTAATGCCTATTACGATCCCTCCCTGAAGAAGGCCCGCAAGGCGCTGCTGGCGTCCCACGGGGTGTTCGTGGTCGAGGGCGACGTCAACGATGCGCACCTCCTCGCTAAGCTGTTCGACACCGTGCCCTTCACCCATGTGATGCATCTCGCCGCTCAGGCCGGCGTCCGCTACGCCATCCAGAATCCAGCGTCGTACGTTCACAGCAACGTCGCCGGTCTCGTCGCCCTCCTGGAAGCCAGCAAGTCCGCCGATCCGCAGCCCGCAATCGTTTGGGCTTCTTCCTCTTCCGTATACGGACTCAACGACAAGGTCCCCTTCTCCGAGTCGCACCGCACCGATAGACCGGCCTCCCTTTACGCCGCCACCAAGAAGGCTGGCGAGGAGATCACCCATGTATACAACCACATCTACGGATTATCCGTCACCGGTCTCCGATTCTTCACCGTTTACGGACCATGGGGCCGACCGGACATGGCCTACTTCTCCTTCACCCGAAACATCCTTCAGGGAAAGCCCATCACCGTCTACCGAGGCCGCGACGGCGCCGACCTTGCACGCGACTTCACCTACATAGACGACGTCGTCAAGGGTTGTGTGGCGGCGCTGGACACAGCAGAGGCGAGCACTGGGAGCGGTGGGCGGAAGCGTCGGCAGGCGCAATACAGGATCTACAACCTTGGAAACACGTCTCCCGTGACGGTGCCGGCGCTTGTGAGCATCCTGGAGAGGCACCTGAAGGTGGATGCGAAAAAGAACATTGTGGAAATGCCGGGCAACGGCGATGTGCCGTTCACTCACGCCAACATCACAGCCGCTCGAGCCGAGCTCGGGTACAAGCCAACAACCAATCTGGAGACGGGGCTTAAAAAATTCGTCAAGTGGTACCTTTCTTACTACGGTTACTCCCGTAGATTAGGGGGCAAGAGCCAAGAGCTCGTAGCATAG